The genome window GTTTCCATGTGGATAAGCCTGATGTCATCGGGTATATCCTTCATGTAGGGGAACCCGCAGGTGACCAGGTTGGTATATTTTGCCGGGTCGCCGAAGTCCTCCGTAAGGGCCAGCCCTATACCCTGGGCTATACCTCCATACTGCTGCCCCTCGACGACATCAAAGTTGTTTATCTTGCCCACGTCGCTGACCAGGGTGAACCTTTCCACGGCGACCTTGCCCGTTTCGACATCTACGGCAACCTCCGCCATGAAGAGAC of Thermovirga sp. contains these proteins:
- a CDS encoding xanthine dehydrogenase family protein molybdopterin-binding subunit, which translates into the protein LFMAEVAVDVETGKVAVERFTLVSDVGKINNFDVVEGQQYGGIAQGIGLALTEDFGDPAKYTNLVTCGFPYMKDIPDDIRLIHMETPREFGPFGASGTGEMPLSAPHSAIMNGIARACGARIFQIPALPERVLQGMKKKA